One Edaphobacter lichenicola DNA window includes the following coding sequences:
- a CDS encoding chlorite dismutase family protein — translation MSNTVTEAGTSIASETNPSAPTQAGRPASSFGAAPHDPSKPAVKRQIVCFSFYKVMPEWRRLPAEEKAAHKAAFAEVLARWNKPGEFVSLTYSTIGTRGDVDMCVWSIGYGVDELNQMRSELMRTPLGGYLNSPHNFLAMTKRSQYQIDRPDESEGEGRGAIRPGGQKYIFIYPFWKTRPWYLLPATERKRLMDEHIRIGLMYPRVKLNTTYSFGIDDQEFVVAFETNFPEDFLDLVQQLRETEISLYTLEDTPIFSCVRVPAAEMLDRLG, via the coding sequence ATGTCGAATACTGTTACCGAAGCGGGAACCTCTATTGCCAGCGAGACTAATCCTAGTGCGCCGACTCAGGCGGGAAGGCCGGCGAGCAGCTTTGGGGCGGCTCCGCATGACCCTTCGAAGCCGGCGGTGAAGCGGCAGATTGTTTGCTTCAGCTTCTACAAGGTGATGCCGGAGTGGCGGAGGCTGCCGGCGGAGGAGAAGGCGGCGCATAAGGCGGCGTTTGCCGAGGTGCTGGCCAGGTGGAATAAGCCGGGGGAGTTTGTGTCGCTGACGTACTCGACGATTGGGACCCGCGGCGATGTGGATATGTGCGTGTGGTCGATTGGCTATGGGGTGGATGAGCTGAACCAGATGCGCAGCGAGTTGATGCGGACGCCGCTGGGGGGATATCTGAACTCGCCGCATAACTTTTTGGCGATGACGAAGCGGTCGCAGTACCAGATTGACCGGCCGGATGAGAGCGAGGGCGAAGGGCGTGGAGCGATTCGTCCGGGTGGGCAGAAGTACATCTTTATCTATCCGTTCTGGAAGACGCGGCCGTGGTATCTGCTGCCGGCGACGGAACGGAAGCGGTTGATGGATGAGCATATTCGCATTGGGCTGATGTATCCACGGGTGAAGCTGAATACGACTTACTCGTTCGGGATCGACGACCAGGAGTTTGTGGTGGCGTTTGAGACGAATTTTCCGGAGGATTTTCTGGACCTGGTGCAGCAGCTTCGGGAGACGGAGATCAGCTTGTATACGCTGGAGGACACACCGATCTTCAGCTGCGTGCGG
- a CDS encoding DedA family protein, with the protein MSEKIIALLIGAIASGGYASVILLMAIQSACIPIPSEVIMPLAGYALAHTQLQLIILATVASLASNLGSIPAYWVGAKGGRPMVERYGSMMLLSRRDLDLVDHFFSKYGSITVLIGRMLPIVRTFIAFPAGVAKMNQLRFHLYTFIGSWPWCYALAWVGMKLGASWNTNPQFKAIFHRFHLAVEVVLVIGAVWFITSHWKNRIRTEAA; encoded by the coding sequence ATGTCAGAAAAAATCATCGCACTCCTCATCGGCGCCATCGCCAGCGGCGGCTACGCCAGCGTCATCCTCCTCATGGCGATCCAGTCCGCCTGCATTCCCATCCCGTCTGAAGTCATCATGCCGCTCGCCGGCTACGCTCTCGCCCACACCCAGCTCCAGCTCATCATCCTCGCCACCGTCGCATCGCTGGCCTCGAACCTCGGCTCCATCCCCGCCTACTGGGTCGGCGCAAAGGGCGGTCGCCCCATGGTCGAACGCTACGGCAGCATGATGCTCCTAAGCCGTCGCGACCTCGACCTCGTCGATCACTTCTTCTCCAAATACGGCTCCATCACCGTCCTCATCGGACGCATGCTCCCCATCGTCCGCACCTTCATCGCCTTCCCCGCCGGCGTCGCGAAGATGAACCAGCTCCGCTTCCACCTCTACACCTTCATCGGCTCCTGGCCCTGGTGCTACGCCCTCGCCTGGGTCGGCATGAAGCTAGGCGCAAGCTGGAACACCAACCCCCAGTTCAAAGCCATCTTCCACCGCTTCCATCTCGCCGTAGAAGTAGTCCTGGTGATCGGCGCAGTCTGGTTCATTACCTCCCATTGGAAGAACCGCATCCGCACCGAAGCCGCATAG
- a CDS encoding type II toxin-antitoxin system HigB family toxin produces the protein MNVVTRKHLLEAETRCPEAANEIRAWYKIATAARWRNFVEVRQVFPDADAVEGYVIFNIRQNSFRLITIIHYSRQKASRITEGHIYIRSFLTHKQYDNTANWDKGVKR, from the coding sequence ATGAATGTAGTAACCCGAAAGCATCTGCTCGAAGCCGAAACCCGGTGTCCAGAGGCCGCAAATGAGATAAGAGCCTGGTACAAGATCGCGACCGCCGCACGGTGGAGAAACTTTGTGGAGGTCAGGCAGGTCTTCCCAGACGCAGATGCCGTCGAGGGATACGTTATCTTCAATATTCGTCAGAACAGCTTTCGACTCATTACGATCATTCACTATTCGCGGCAGAAGGCCTCACGCATCACCGAAGGCCACATCTACATCCGGTCTTTTCTTACGCACAAGCAGTACGACAACACAGCCAACTGGGACAAGGGGGTCAAACGATGA
- a CDS encoding helix-turn-helix domain-containing protein, translating to MSTTLANPARMIRLGAPHLIRSDKELAAYTKALFELTAKSAPTAYEDEAIALLTLLINQYESQHHVVPDADPAEVLRFLLDQNGLTQRDIANELGSETTVSLILSGRRQLTRDHIQRLSRRFHVPPSVFFSEI from the coding sequence ATGAGTACAACACTAGCCAATCCCGCCAGGATGATTCGCCTTGGAGCGCCCCACCTCATTCGATCCGACAAGGAACTCGCCGCCTATACGAAAGCATTGTTCGAGCTCACCGCGAAGTCTGCCCCGACCGCTTACGAGGACGAAGCGATCGCGCTCCTCACTCTGCTCATCAACCAGTATGAATCTCAACATCACGTCGTGCCTGACGCCGATCCTGCAGAGGTGCTACGTTTTCTGCTCGACCAAAACGGTCTCACCCAGCGCGACATCGCCAACGAACTCGGGAGCGAAACCACCGTCTCGCTCATTCTCTCCGGGCGCCGCCAGCTTACGCGCGACCATATCCAGCGTCTGAGCCGCCGCTTTCACGTTCCCCCCTCCGTCTTCTTCTCCGAAATCTAA
- a CDS encoding ATP-binding response regulator: MSRVLVIGSDTQIAQSIGDALSRARIPSDYASGHADALQRLRMRSFSVVITCANSSVEEDLALLDEMRHIRPGVKCIALAHHSTPEDVIAALRAHVFACFTPPFDPHAIASLAGDTTSDSRWQQDIHVLSARPGWVSVRISCRLITAERLLTFAKEFTNLLPDGAQLDLMQALREILLNAMEHGAAFNPEQVVEVTAIRTARTLVFHVRDPGAGFRQESLTHAAIANPPQDPTAHIRKREEDGMRPGGYGLLLANGTVDELIYSEIGNEVLLIKYLETPAK; the protein is encoded by the coding sequence ATGAGCCGCGTTCTGGTCATTGGAAGTGATACCCAAATCGCCCAAAGTATCGGCGATGCACTCTCCCGCGCCCGTATCCCCAGTGACTATGCCTCTGGTCACGCCGACGCCCTGCAGCGTCTGCGCATGCGATCCTTCAGCGTCGTCATCACCTGCGCCAACAGCTCCGTCGAAGAAGACCTGGCTCTGCTCGACGAGATGCGTCACATCCGTCCGGGAGTAAAGTGCATCGCTCTCGCCCACCACAGCACGCCGGAAGACGTTATCGCTGCCCTGCGAGCCCACGTCTTCGCCTGCTTTACGCCTCCCTTTGATCCGCACGCGATCGCCAGCCTGGCCGGCGATACAACCTCCGACAGCCGGTGGCAGCAGGACATCCACGTTCTCTCCGCTCGTCCCGGCTGGGTCTCCGTCCGCATCAGTTGCCGCCTCATTACCGCCGAGCGCCTCCTCACCTTCGCCAAAGAGTTCACCAACCTTTTACCCGACGGTGCACAACTCGACCTCATGCAGGCGCTGCGAGAGATCTTGCTCAATGCCATGGAGCATGGCGCCGCCTTCAATCCCGAACAGGTCGTCGAGGTCACCGCCATTCGCACCGCACGGACACTCGTCTTTCACGTACGCGACCCCGGCGCAGGCTTCCGCCAGGAGTCTCTCACCCACGCCGCCATCGCAAACCCTCCACAGGATCCCACCGCCCATATCCGTAAGCGCGAAGAGGATGGAATGCGCCCCGGCGGCTACGGCCTCCTCCTCGCAAACGGCACAGTAGACGAGCTGATCTACAGCGAAATCGGCAACGAAGTCCTGCTCATCAAATACTTGGAGACGCCTGCGAAGTAG
- a CDS encoding protein-L-isoaspartate O-methyltransferase family protein, translating to MEGIQAHRLFFANLITANAGLPPNSELASAFASTPREKFVGPPPWHVFTGTDYIQTPSDDPACLYQDVVVSLGAADPLNNGQPTLHAFCIAALNLRKGEHVVHVGAGTGYYTTLLAKLVGETGAVDAYEIEPTLAQRAISNLAELPHVKLHLRSGAMAPLPECDVLYVSAGATHPLAVWLDALRPKGRLIVPLIPSEGYGAMLHITKREDGGYAARFLTQAQFVSCIGARDEATAQKLTKMFRKSSWTRVRSLHRDDEPDDTCWCSGPGWWLSMR from the coding sequence ATGGAAGGCATTCAGGCACACAGATTGTTCTTCGCCAATCTGATCACTGCCAATGCCGGCCTTCCTCCAAACAGCGAACTCGCCTCTGCCTTTGCGTCTACCCCCCGAGAGAAGTTCGTAGGACCTCCTCCGTGGCACGTCTTCACAGGCACTGACTACATCCAGACGCCCTCCGACGATCCTGCATGTCTCTATCAGGATGTCGTCGTCTCGCTCGGCGCTGCAGACCCTCTCAACAATGGACAGCCCACCCTGCACGCGTTCTGCATCGCTGCCCTGAATCTCAGGAAGGGCGAACATGTGGTCCATGTGGGCGCCGGAACCGGTTACTACACCACGCTGCTCGCGAAGCTGGTAGGAGAGACAGGAGCCGTAGACGCCTACGAGATCGAGCCAACCCTCGCGCAGCGTGCCATCAGCAATCTCGCTGAGCTTCCTCACGTCAAGCTGCACCTCCGCTCCGGAGCAATGGCGCCGCTCCCCGAATGTGATGTCCTCTATGTGAGCGCTGGAGCAACTCATCCACTGGCCGTTTGGCTCGACGCACTGCGCCCGAAGGGACGGCTCATCGTTCCCCTGATTCCCTCGGAAGGATATGGAGCCATGCTCCACATCACCAAACGCGAAGACGGTGGCTACGCGGCTCGTTTTCTGACGCAGGCACAATTTGTTTCCTGCATCGGAGCAAGGGATGAGGCAACCGCGCAAAAGCTCACCAAAATGTTCCGCAAAAGCAGCTGGACCAGGGTAAGGTCGCTGCATCGAGATGACGAGCCGGATGACACCTGTTGGTGCTCTGGCCCCGGCTGGTGGCTTTCGATGAGATGA
- a CDS encoding inositol-3-phosphate synthase, protein MSTPPAAKPASAAQDAATIKPATGKLGVMIPGMGAVATTLIAGVEAIRRGFAKPIGSTSQMATIRLGKRTDARSPLIKEFIPLADLNDLVFTGWDIFGGNLYDAAKTAQVLDRDQLEQMRPFLESIEPMPAVFDQHYVKRLTGQKVKTGKNKCDLANQIRNDIAEFKTKTDRQVMIWCGSTEIYLEQTAVHQTLEAFEKGLVDNDPGISPSMMYAWAALKEGIPFANGAPNLTVDIPALQELSKKMNAPICGKDFKTGQTFIKTVLAPAFKVRNLGVAGWYSTNILGNRDGEVLDDPDSFKTKEVSKLGVLEHIFQPELHPDLYKDLYHKVRINYYPPRGDNKEGWDNIDIFGWLGYPMQLKVDFLCRDSILAAPLALDLILFMDLAARTPLLRGLGIQEWLSFYFKDPDSAPGVYPEHDLFIQHIKLKNTLRHIMGEDLITHLGLDYYGD, encoded by the coding sequence ATGTCTACACCCCCAGCCGCTAAGCCAGCATCCGCTGCGCAAGACGCGGCAACCATCAAGCCTGCCACTGGAAAACTAGGCGTCATGATTCCCGGCATGGGAGCCGTCGCCACCACCCTCATCGCCGGCGTAGAAGCCATTCGCCGCGGCTTCGCCAAACCCATCGGTTCCACCTCGCAGATGGCCACCATCCGCCTCGGCAAACGCACCGACGCGCGCAGCCCCCTCATCAAAGAGTTCATCCCCCTCGCAGACCTCAACGACCTCGTCTTCACCGGCTGGGACATCTTCGGCGGCAACCTCTACGACGCAGCCAAGACCGCGCAGGTTCTCGACCGCGACCAGCTCGAGCAGATGCGTCCCTTCCTCGAGTCCATCGAGCCCATGCCCGCCGTCTTCGATCAGCACTACGTCAAGCGCCTCACCGGCCAGAAGGTCAAGACCGGCAAGAACAAGTGCGACCTCGCCAACCAGATCCGCAACGACATTGCGGAGTTCAAAACCAAAACCGATCGCCAGGTCATGATCTGGTGCGGCTCCACCGAGATCTACCTCGAGCAGACCGCCGTCCACCAGACCCTCGAAGCCTTCGAGAAGGGCCTCGTCGATAACGACCCCGGCATCTCGCCCTCCATGATGTACGCCTGGGCCGCACTCAAGGAAGGTATCCCCTTCGCCAACGGCGCACCAAACCTCACCGTCGACATTCCCGCACTGCAGGAGCTTTCCAAGAAGATGAACGCTCCCATCTGCGGCAAGGACTTCAAGACCGGCCAGACCTTCATCAAGACAGTTCTCGCTCCCGCCTTCAAGGTCCGCAACCTCGGCGTCGCCGGCTGGTACTCCACCAACATCCTCGGCAACCGCGACGGCGAAGTTCTCGACGACCCCGACTCCTTCAAGACCAAAGAAGTCTCGAAGCTCGGCGTGCTCGAGCACATCTTCCAGCCCGAACTACACCCCGACCTCTACAAGGACCTCTACCACAAGGTCCGCATCAACTACTACCCACCCCGCGGCGACAACAAAGAGGGCTGGGACAACATCGACATCTTCGGCTGGCTCGGCTATCCCATGCAGCTCAAGGTAGACTTCCTCTGCCGCGACTCCATCCTCGCCGCCCCACTCGCACTCGACCTGATCCTCTTCATGGACCTCGCCGCCCGGACACCTCTACTGCGTGGTCTCGGTATTCAGGAGTGGCTCAGCTTCTACTTCAAGGATCCCGACTCCGCACCCGGCGTCTACCCCGAGCACGACCTCTTCATCCAGCACATCAAGCTGAAGAACACTCTCCGCCACATCATGGGCGAAGACCTCATCACCCACCTCGGCCTCGACTACTACGGCGACTAA
- a CDS encoding ferritin-like domain-containing protein — translation MENMWTNMKAATNRRSFLKNGLTAAGATTVGMGLLGHSSSASALDGFDDDRSGRLTRGDAALLRFAAAAEILETDLWVQYNELAGIQDSEVPGGSGNPAFTAALSKLDSDMAQYVHDNTDDEFTHQNFLNAYLASKGAATVNLEQFRTLQGSTATGSSGKLRLTNLMRLTLDTSWWTRYRDDSHNPDLDPNFTFPQAVPTLFTGEHTAIPRTNDDTKHPNFLQAIANTAGFHFATIEQGGNSLYPSMAQRATSVEVLRILISIGPTETMHFQTWSDKAGNAPPLTAVDPVTKVSVTFPDLNSPPFGGEEFQTNLIMPEPCPFLSRKLPVCSIIRPTETNGIAMGVVNFLTAMGLFIGQSPAFVKVMRDLAEDADEAKRGFIF, via the coding sequence ATGGAAAACATGTGGACCAACATGAAGGCCGCAACCAACCGACGTTCGTTTCTGAAGAACGGACTAACTGCAGCGGGGGCCACAACAGTTGGAATGGGACTTCTGGGCCATAGTTCTTCAGCTTCAGCGCTAGATGGATTTGACGATGACCGTAGCGGACGTCTCACCCGTGGAGATGCAGCGCTGCTCCGGTTCGCCGCAGCAGCGGAGATACTGGAGACGGACCTCTGGGTGCAGTACAACGAACTAGCGGGGATTCAGGACAGCGAAGTCCCTGGCGGAAGCGGCAATCCAGCCTTCACCGCGGCCCTTTCGAAGCTGGACTCCGACATGGCCCAGTACGTCCACGATAATACCGACGACGAATTTACCCACCAGAACTTTCTCAACGCGTATCTGGCTTCGAAGGGAGCAGCTACAGTCAACCTTGAGCAATTTCGCACGTTGCAGGGGAGCACCGCGACTGGCTCCAGCGGAAAACTACGCCTTACAAACTTAATGCGACTGACTCTGGATACGAGTTGGTGGACTCGCTACCGCGACGACAGCCATAACCCGGACCTCGATCCGAACTTCACCTTCCCGCAGGCTGTGCCTACTTTATTTACAGGCGAGCATACGGCAATTCCCAGGACGAATGACGACACCAAGCATCCAAACTTCCTTCAGGCGATCGCAAACACTGCCGGCTTCCACTTCGCTACGATCGAACAAGGCGGCAACAGCCTCTATCCCTCGATGGCGCAGAGAGCCACAAGTGTGGAGGTCTTACGAATTCTGATCAGCATCGGCCCCACTGAGACGATGCACTTTCAAACATGGTCAGACAAGGCGGGCAACGCGCCTCCTCTGACTGCAGTGGATCCCGTCACCAAAGTGTCGGTGACTTTTCCAGACCTGAACTCTCCTCCGTTTGGTGGTGAGGAGTTCCAGACGAACTTGATCATGCCTGAGCCGTGTCCGTTCCTGAGCCGTAAGCTGCCGGTGTGCTCGATCATCCGTCCCACTGAAACTAATGGGATAGCGATGGGAGTGGTCAACTTCCTGACGGCAATGGGTCTCTTCATCGGGCAATCGCCCGCCTTCGTCAAAGTGATGCGCGATCTGGCGGAGGATGCCGACGAAGCCAAGCGGGGGTTTATATTCTGA
- the yihA gene encoding ribosome biogenesis GTP-binding protein YihA/YsxC: MRLNPVFLLSATDVAHFPSEAKTFGAPEVAFLGRSNVGKSSLINSLLGSREAKVSSTPGRTRTINFFALHEGTGDKMKVRPTLIFADLPGYGYAKISKSISAEWPSFIEPYLAERETLALCICLVDTNIPPQENDTQLITYFKQTQRPYLVVGTKADKLSNNQLAKSVAALKKAHEVEEILPVSAKTDAGTKVLWAKMMEVAE, from the coding sequence ATGCGACTGAATCCTGTTTTTTTGTTGTCTGCGACCGATGTGGCGCACTTCCCTTCCGAAGCGAAGACCTTCGGCGCGCCTGAGGTTGCGTTTCTTGGGCGGTCTAATGTCGGGAAGTCCTCGTTGATCAATTCCCTGCTTGGTTCGCGGGAGGCGAAGGTGTCGTCGACGCCGGGGCGGACACGGACGATCAATTTTTTTGCACTGCATGAGGGTACGGGAGACAAGATGAAGGTGAGGCCGACGTTGATCTTCGCGGACCTGCCGGGGTATGGGTATGCAAAGATCTCGAAGTCGATCTCGGCGGAGTGGCCTTCGTTTATTGAGCCTTATCTTGCGGAGCGGGAGACGCTGGCGCTATGCATCTGCCTGGTGGATACGAATATTCCGCCGCAGGAGAATGATACTCAGTTGATTACATATTTCAAGCAGACGCAGCGGCCGTATCTTGTCGTGGGGACGAAGGCAGATAAGCTTTCGAATAATCAGTTGGCGAAGTCTGTTGCGGCGTTGAAGAAAGCGCATGAGGTGGAGGAGATTCTTCCGGTGAGCGCGAAGACGGATGCGGGGACGAAGGTGCTTTGGGCGAAGATGATGGAGGTGGCGGAGTAG